A region from the Bactrocera dorsalis isolate Fly_Bdor chromosome 1, ASM2337382v1, whole genome shotgun sequence genome encodes:
- the LOC125777725 gene encoding uncharacterized protein LOC125777725, with protein sequence MASKKMEYAAAKKKLDSFIQQVTVLNNTLTFDVLREFVEAAVEVRIEQVDRLEKRFDALYAQLEDNDADDILAEFTNHYIEVKTKLTRQRHACQASEAHSATTRPFAGDQTSIIVSQPKQRLPVLQIPTFNGKYSDWPDFFSMFNTVVHQDVDLTRIVKFQHLRSSLRDAALDTVRSLELNEQNYDKAIDLLKARFDNKRLNFQAHIRDIFELKRVEGNRVAKLRELSDTVNAHLRALQTMGTKEQIADCLLIQLVSQNLDVKSRAKWEEQTPVSEIPTWNSMARFLEQRCQQLENVENVLGLPEKQVGKKLSNQISRKVLLTAAVAGCILCSSSEHRIARCKQFLSLSPTMRYKEAKRLNLCLNCLRVGHSLKDCKSGNCRHCTSKHHSLLHQDTNSFPTTSQPMASDKSPQLSQPTTSSSFNPYSFSSSSFGPSASALVASEVQASVADREFVLLATAIIYVKNRSGSLIPCRALLDSASQLNFITNRLANQLQLKKIKSSQFNSGIG encoded by the coding sequence ATGGCATCCAAGAAAATGGAATATGCTGCAGCTAAGAAGAAGCTGGATTCATTTATCCAACAAGTCACCGTACTCAACAACACGTTGACTTTTGATGTCTTGCGTGAATTCGTCGAAGCTGCCGTGGAGGTGCGTATCGAGCAAGTGGATAGGCTGGAAAAAAGGTTTGATGCTCTCTACGCGCAACTAGAGGACAACGACGCTGATGATATTTTAGCGGAATTTACCAACCACTATATTGAGGTAAAAACCAAGCTGACACGTCAGCGTCATGCTTGCCAAGCTTCCGAAGCTCACAGCGCCACGACGCGGCCGTTTGCTGGCGATCAAACTTCAATTATTGTCTCTCAGCCAAAGCAGAGGTTACCGGTGCTGCAAATTCCAACGTTCAACGGTAAATATTCGGATTGGCCGGATTTCTTCTCGATGTTCAACACCGTTGTACATCAGGACGTAGATTTAACAAGAATTGTGAAATTTCAGCACCTTCGGTCAAGTCTACGTGATGCAGCGTTGGACACCGTTCGTTCATTAGAGCTAAATGAACAAAATTATGATAAGGCTATTGATTTGCTTAAAGCTAGATTTGATAATAAACGATTGAATTTCCAGGCTCATATCAGAGATATTTTTGAGCTCAAGAGGGTAGAGGGTAATAGGGTTGCCAAACTTCGAGAACTCAGCGACACCGTAAATGCTCATTTGCGAGCATTGCAAACTATGGGAACAAAGGAACAGATTGCTGACTGCTTACTCATTCAACTAGTGTCCCAAAATTTGGACGTCAAATCTCGCGCGAAATGGGAGGAACAAACACCTGTAAGCGAAATACCTACATGGAATTCAATGGCTAGATTTTTGGAACAACGCTGTCAACAACTGGAAAATGTAGAGAATGTCCTTGGACTTCCGGAAAAACAGGTGGGCAAGAAATTGTCAAATCAGATCAGTCGTAAGGTGCTTTTAACGGCAGCTGTAGCTGGATGCATATTGTGTAGTTCTAGCGAACACAGAATCGCAAGGTGCAAGCAGTTTCTAAGCCTTTCGCCCACCATGCGCTATAAAGAAGCAAAACGGTTAAACCTATGCTTGAATTGCCTTCGAGTCGGGCATTCACTTAAAGACTGCAAGTCAGGAAACTGTAGGCATTGCACGTCGAAGCATCACAGTCTGCTCCATCAAGACACAAATTCCTTTCCTACAACTTCACAACCAATGGCTTCCGATAAATCACCGCAGCTATCACAACCAACTACATCTAGTTCGTTCAACCCGTACTcgttttcttcttcatctttcgGTCCTTCAGCTTCTGCACTCGTCGCATCTGAAGTTCAAGCTAGCGTTGCTGACAGAGAGTTCGTTCTCTTAGCAACCgccataatttatgtaaaaaatcgaTCTGGCTCCCTCATTCCCTGCAGGGCTCTGCTAGATTCTGCGTCACAATTAAACTTTATAACCAATCGACTCGCTAATCAACTACAATTGAAGAAGATCAAATCTTCACAGTTCAATTCTGGTATAGGCTAA